In the genome of Daucus carota subsp. sativus chromosome 9, DH1 v3.0, whole genome shotgun sequence, the window TCTACACGCTTCTGTTTGGCGAAGttttatacataatattaaATGCCTATGATCATGAATATCACTGAAGTTCAGTTATATGAAAAGCTTTAAAGCTAGTTGTAAGGTCAATTATGTTTCAATACCATATCCAAGAAATGAAATAATCCCAACTCCTGATGTTTGATTGATTAGGTGTTCAATCTCAGACGGCTTCCAATCATTGCAGCCCTAAGAGTGGAGAAGGCAGTAAGCAAACTAGTGTGCCTACTTATTTATTCCCGAAGAATGCTCCTGCATTAGAGCGTGCATGGTGGTTAGTCAGCATTAAAGTCATGTGCATATTGTTATTCTGTCTATACATTGTGGTAAATTTAAGCCGACTGTATTCTTTATATACGTTTCTGCTGGTTTTCTTTGCTCaagttttgtttgtttattatACGGTCGGTACTTATGTTTTACCTAGCCCATTTATGAGTTGAGTAAAAGCTCATTTAAGAAGTCTGTAAACCTTTATCCAGCATAAGATGCCATGCTTTATTTGGTCTTATAATTAGTTTTCAAGAAGCTTCTGGTAAATCTATGTATTCTTTTTTCCTCGTCGAGACTTGAGAGACAGTATAATAATAAAGCGGTGTAGTTGGGTGTTTTGTGGGCTGTTAACAGAGACCGGaaacaaaccaaaccaaatccttATTCTTGAACCTACAGAAATCTGTATGGTTCTCCTTCATATGCTTGCTTTCTGACTAAACTTCAGTTACTAAGCAATAAGCATGAATGCTAAGTGtggttttctttctttttgttttctttagtgGCATCATGGAGGTTGATGGTATGAAGAGGTTGTCTGTAAAAATGACCGCTCATTTATCTGCAATAGTTTCTCGCAACGCTTTTGAATTATCGAAGAAGATGAACCCAGAACTGCATTCCCAGTTGCTTCCTCGTACAAAATGCCATCCTGATATTTTTCAGGAGTCATGCCCCAACCGAGACGACATCGCTCTGTATTTTTATCCATCCAGAGATGAAAGGTAATTCTAGACTTCTTGTACCGGACTTTTGGTATATTGCTCCAACTCTTTAAGCCATTTCTTATATTCTTTTAGGGCAAATGGGAAGTACTCTGAACTATTAAGAGGCATGGCAGATAATGATTTGATGATGCATGCTCATATTGACGGTATAGAGTTGCTGATGTTTCCATCAACAATCCTGACGGCTGATTCTCAAAGTGAGCATCATaaattttgcatcattgatCTTATACTATTTCATGACAAGTTTGTTTATTAATTGATGTTTACAAGTGTTACAATTTCTGGCTACTATATCATTCCTTGTTTTTGCTTCATAACTTCATcacattttaaatttgtaacGGTACACTTTTTTCCTTGAATGCTTTTAATAGCGGTAAACAATAGTTACTTCATCTGGGGCCTCTTTTACCGTCGAGCTATGGACCAAGGGACACAAGAAAGTTCTGGTGACTTGAAGCGCTGAAGAGTTTCTTGGTCGTCATGTAATAGTCTAATGATGTAACATTAGTAAGGAGTTGTGAGATTGTAGTTGATAAAACTATGATGattatgtttttgttttgaaatttaCTTTTAGTTTTGCATGGATTAGATTTTGAAATTTGCCTTCTTTTCTGGTCACCGAAGGCCGCATGGATGTTTATTGTGGTGACTcggaaaaatttaataattatttatttgttgttattaattttctgaaagagagagaataaaaatttatattttattccaatttgttggattttcaaaaaaaatttttgTGAGTTTTtgcaattatgtgattatttgatttaatattgTTGCACAGTTAGATGTGCAGTTTTAGACAATAGTCCTGTACAATATTCATGTGTTCACCGGACTGTAGAATATCAACTGTCAGAAGAGTCTTTTTATTACTAATAATAGAATATTGAATATAGAGTATACTGCACATAGAAGCAGCACTGTAAATCTGTAATAATAAAACTGGAGAACATTACTTGGCAAAGCTTGCACCGTTATAATAATACAAGTAAAGATGCTTCCCTCGCAGAAGAGAGAAAAGCAGATCAAAGTACAAAGTCTCAAGTACGAATGCTAAAGATCATTTTTCTTTACCAGTCGTACATCAACCAAGAACTGCTGCGCTCAATCTCCAGAACTTCCTATTTCCTACTATTACTGCTGTGCTAACAAGATTATCCTGCTCAAATTCTTCACTCGGTCTTTTCATCCAAACAATCACGTCTCCAATGTGCCCTCCATATAATTGATGGTGTCAAAAGGCGTTCCAGTTTCCAGCCTGATGATCGTAGCTGCCGTAATAGAAATTGTATAAAAACCAAAACCTTAAGCATACATGCCGTAGTTTTGACAAATAAATACATGTGCAGGTCTAGGAAAATATACCTGATTTTATAGAAGCTAGCTACATGTAACTGAAAGTTACAGTAGTGAAGTTCGCATAGGTACTAAGTTTCAACATTCACCAAGATTTCACTACAGTCTACAACATATAAGATTCATAGGACGAAACCATATATTGTCTCCTGTCGcccttgttttttgttttgggTTCCAAATATGtctttttaaattgtgaaaacaGGGAACAAGTGTGGTATGCTAATTATTCTTATTGGACAAGCATCTGATAAAACTCAAATCACTCCAGTCTGCTGTCTTGGAATACTTGGCCACCATGATTTCCATGATTTTAAATGCCAATACCAAACCCCATCCTTTTCTACCTCTTGGCATCACCGCGGCCTGTATCGCTACTATTACTTGTTTAATACACAACAGTTAATGAGAAATGCCCCTCTCCACATGTTATCAACTACAGTATCTTCCTGCATTACTACTCGACcagttttttttgttaataataCTCAACCAATATTGTTTATGATACTAGAGAGTTGTTCATTAGCTCTTCTCTACTTCATAATCTCATACAACAGGGTTTTCTGTTATATGTAGTACCCTTGATTGTCCAGCAAGATAACTGCTTAAAGATAGTAGTTTCTTTTTCAATTAAATGGGATGAGTCATCATTGGTGATAAATGAGCCAGAATCCAGAGATCTATATAGGCCCAACTACATAATATCAAAAAAGTATGTGTTAACCAGGTACCTTGAGGGAAAACACTTTGTAATGTTTATCCATCCATGACTGACTCTCCAAGTAGACAGAGCTTCCTTTTTCAACAAGATGTGCCATGACAAGAGCATGAATGTATGCCTGCAAGACATCTCCAGCTGTTGAGTCTTTATGCATAATAATGCTGATGACTCCTCGTTTTTCATGCAGCAAGTACTTGGCTGGAAAGTTCAGGAAAAAGCTTTAATAAGAAAAGTTTGTCAGGTGTATTTCAATGAATTAGACGTATGAGATAAATTTGAACCTTTCTTGTAATGTGATCCGGCTAATTGTATAAGCTCTTTCCTGTTTTAGGTCAAAAGAAAATGTCATTAATGTAGCCTATACACACaacttgtattttatattatgatatGCGTGTCAAGAAAGCCATGTATGATATATCATGCAAGAAAATTAACCCAAAAGTTTTGAAATCAAAATTTCTGGGAAGTTTCTGGAGGCATAGTAAGGCATGCAGAGGTGTTACTAATGAAACTATTAAATGGTGTAGCATAAACCTCGTATGTGAAAGGTATCGTAACTTTATATCAAAGAAATAGAAATCACTAAATTAGAAGCTTACAATTCAAGGTGATCAACTGAGGAGATCCTGACACCCAAGTGTACCCGTGTGTACAAATAAGTGAACTTCCTTGAGGTCCACGAAGTGATCCATAGTGGTAAAACATGTTCCATGACTGAGACCTGTTTTGGAGAAAGAACTGGCAACCAGTCCACATAGCTGCATTCAATACCACGTTTCCTATTTTAAAAAAGCATTATATATAGATGATATATAGACACAGCTCTTCTTATCAATGCAGTCTGCAGTCTTTGAAATGTTTTGATCTTGTACAACAGTAGTTGTCAGCATATTTGTTTACAATAGATGATAATTAACAAATTGTGATCATGAAGGGATATGCTCACAGTTCTCACGACAGTGTACCAGATATATCTCAGCATTTACAAAGGAATTTCAatgtacaaa includes:
- the LOC108202668 gene encoding PHD finger-containing protein 1 isoform X2 produces the protein MDAAGTEGSVSRLDFVDACGGGDVVPSPVSRTRTSNNSIGVQSQTASNHCSPKSGEGSKQTSVPTYLFPKNAPALERAWCGIMEVDGMKRLSVKMTAHLSAIVSRNAFELSKKMNPELHSQLLPRTKCHPDIFQESCPNRDDIALYFYPSRDERANGKYSELLRGMADNDLMMHAHIDGIELLMFPSTILTADSQTVNNSYFIWGLFYRRAMDQGTQESSGDLKR
- the LOC108202668 gene encoding PHD finger-containing protein 1 isoform X1 translates to MDSHLLPIRKRRSTSEALQDGRRRRVTFADQISTICHYSGTEGSVSRLDFVDACGGGDVVPSPVSRTRTSNNSIGVQSQTASNHCSPKSGEGSKQTSVPTYLFPKNAPALERAWCGIMEVDGMKRLSVKMTAHLSAIVSRNAFELSKKMNPELHSQLLPRTKCHPDIFQESCPNRDDIALYFYPSRDERANGKYSELLRGMADNDLMMHAHIDGIELLMFPSTILTADSQTVNNSYFIWGLFYRRAMDQGTQESSGDLKR